The Litchfieldia alkalitelluris genome has a window encoding:
- a CDS encoding M3 family oligoendopeptidase: MTTTTYELTWDLDVFFEGGSSSKEFHTYLENIEKELESFKTLVSEMSVPQSASEKEGLSAAIDAFTAVSKKIRQSGAFVSCLQAQDMYDKKATALYGKIMQLSAGLQTVLTGLDQKLVSVEETVWKQLLSEAPFDELAYILEERRTRANEKLSPEQETLINSLGIDGYHAWGQLYNTVVGNIKIPFEENGEVKELSAGQASNKFASSDRDTRKRMFEAWTKAWEEQADYISSSLNHLGGYRLNVYKARGWEDIHKEPLDINRMSKETLETMWDVITEHKGAFVEYLDRKAQLLGLEKLSWYDLGAPIAKTESKVSYQEGCEFILDQFSKFGKELTDFTRVSFEDRWIEAEDRAGKRPGGFCTSFPESNQSRIFMTYSGTPSNVSTLAHELGHAFHQHAMSGVHTLNRNYAMNVAETASTFAEMIVADASVKHAKTEDERLALLEDKIQRSVAFYMNIHARFIFETAFYEERRNGIVSAERLNELMEQAQKEAYCDALSEYEPQFWASKMHFYLTQVPFYNFPYTFGYLFSLGIYAQAIEEGTDYEEKYIALLKDTASMKVEDLAQKHLGIDLTKRDFWEKAVKLSVKDVEEFLELTK; this comes from the coding sequence ATGACAACAACTACATATGAACTAACTTGGGATCTTGATGTCTTTTTTGAAGGTGGAAGCAGCTCTAAGGAATTCCATACATATCTTGAAAACATTGAAAAAGAGCTTGAAAGCTTTAAAACACTTGTAAGTGAAATGAGTGTACCTCAATCTGCGTCAGAGAAAGAAGGACTATCTGCTGCTATTGATGCTTTTACAGCTGTGTCTAAGAAAATACGCCAGTCAGGAGCGTTTGTAAGCTGCCTGCAAGCGCAAGATATGTATGATAAAAAAGCAACAGCACTTTATGGGAAAATCATGCAATTAAGTGCAGGTCTTCAAACAGTTTTAACTGGATTAGACCAAAAGTTAGTATCAGTTGAAGAAACTGTATGGAAACAACTTCTTTCAGAAGCTCCTTTTGATGAGTTAGCATATATTTTAGAAGAAAGAAGAACTCGTGCAAATGAAAAGTTATCACCAGAGCAAGAAACATTAATTAATTCATTAGGAATTGATGGTTACCATGCGTGGGGGCAGCTTTACAATACAGTTGTAGGGAATATCAAAATACCATTTGAAGAAAATGGTGAAGTAAAAGAACTCTCTGCAGGCCAAGCATCAAATAAATTTGCAAGTTCTGATCGTGATACTCGTAAAAGAATGTTTGAAGCGTGGACAAAAGCTTGGGAAGAGCAAGCTGATTATATTAGTTCAAGTTTGAATCATCTTGGTGGATACCGTCTAAATGTGTATAAAGCTCGTGGATGGGAAGATATTCATAAAGAACCACTTGATATTAACAGAATGTCAAAAGAAACTCTAGAGACCATGTGGGACGTTATAACAGAACATAAGGGTGCGTTTGTAGAGTACTTAGATCGAAAAGCGCAACTTCTAGGGCTTGAAAAATTAAGCTGGTATGACTTAGGAGCTCCAATTGCCAAAACTGAAAGTAAAGTTTCTTACCAAGAAGGATGCGAATTTATTCTTGATCAGTTTAGCAAATTTGGTAAAGAACTTACTGACTTTACAAGAGTATCATTTGAAGATCGTTGGATTGAAGCTGAAGACCGTGCTGGTAAAAGACCTGGTGGTTTCTGCACAAGCTTCCCTGAAAGCAATCAATCAAGAATCTTTATGACATACTCTGGAACACCATCAAATGTTTCTACATTAGCACATGAGCTAGGACATGCGTTCCATCAACATGCAATGAGTGGGGTTCATACGCTTAATCGCAACTATGCAATGAATGTGGCTGAAACGGCTTCTACTTTTGCTGAAATGATTGTTGCTGATGCATCTGTTAAACATGCGAAAACAGAAGATGAGCGTTTAGCTTTACTTGAGGACAAAATCCAACGTAGTGTTGCGTTTTATATGAACATTCATGCAAGATTTATCTTTGAAACTGCATTTTACGAGGAGCGTAGAAACGGAATTGTTAGTGCAGAGCGTTTAAATGAATTGATGGAGCAAGCTCAAAAAGAAGCATATTGTGATGCACTTTCAGAATATGAGCCACAATTCTGGGCTTCAAAAATGCATTTCTATTTAACACAAGTTCCGTTTTATAACTTCCCTTACACATTTGGTTACTTATTCTCGCTTGGTATCTATGCACAAGCAATTGAAGAGGGAACTGATTATGAAGAAAAATATATTGCGCTTCTTAAGGATACAGCTAGTATGAAGGTTGAAGATTTAGCTCAAAAACATCTAGGTATTGATTTAACAAAAAGAGATTTCTGGGAAAAAGCTGTGAAATTATCTGTAAAAGATGTTGAAGAATTCTTAGAATTAACCAAATAA
- the rsfS gene encoding ribosome silencing factor: MNEKTILTTAVKAADDKRAENIIALNMKGLSLVADYFLICHGSNEKQVQAIAREIKEKAEELGLDIKRLEGFDEARWILIDMGDVVAHVFHRDERTYYNLERLWGDAPTEDVLTELNL; this comes from the coding sequence ATGAATGAAAAAACAATTTTAACCACAGCCGTAAAGGCAGCAGATGACAAGCGTGCGGAAAACATCATCGCACTTAATATGAAGGGGCTCTCATTAGTAGCTGATTATTTTTTAATTTGTCATGGTAGCAATGAAAAACAGGTTCAGGCAATTGCTCGTGAGATCAAAGAAAAAGCAGAGGAATTAGGGTTAGATATTAAGCGGTTAGAAGGCTTTGATGAGGCACGTTGGATTTTAATCGATATGGGAGATGTGGTTGCACATGTTTTCCATAGAGATGAAAGAACTTATTATAACTTAGAGCGCTTATGGGGAGATGCTCCTACCGAGGATGTATTAACAGAGTTAAATCTATGA
- a CDS encoding phosphatidylserine decarboxylase, which produces MIKWFYRLFIELTNHRLSSMLLKSFTTSKMSKVLIPFYIKTYKLNQGDVKQDMHSFPTLHDLFIRELKDEARPIDDQENSVVSPVDAVIEEIGTVLPSKEIVVKGKNYPIAEMLGSEETLDKYLNGMFMVLYLSPSHYHRIHSPVSGTITKQWTLGKKSYPVNRLGLRYGRDTLSKNYRKISEIEYSGKRLAMVKVGAMFVNSIELTHQKEQVTKGEEVAYFTFGSTVILLFEKDSFELSNQINTPHHIKVGQTLGYYK; this is translated from the coding sequence TTGATTAAGTGGTTTTACAGGCTATTCATCGAACTTACGAATCACCGATTATCTTCAATGTTATTGAAGAGTTTTACAACTTCGAAAATGAGCAAAGTACTTATTCCGTTCTACATTAAGACGTATAAATTAAATCAAGGTGACGTAAAGCAGGATATGCATAGTTTTCCAACTTTACATGATTTGTTTATTCGTGAATTAAAAGATGAAGCTCGACCGATTGATGATCAGGAAAACAGTGTAGTTAGTCCAGTTGATGCGGTTATTGAAGAAATAGGTACAGTTTTACCCTCAAAGGAGATCGTTGTGAAAGGGAAAAACTATCCGATTGCTGAGATGTTGGGGTCAGAAGAAACTTTAGATAAATATTTAAATGGTATGTTTATGGTATTATATCTAAGCCCAAGTCATTATCATCGGATACATAGTCCGGTCTCAGGAACCATCACTAAACAATGGACACTAGGAAAAAAATCTTATCCTGTAAATCGACTTGGCTTAAGATATGGAAGGGACACACTTTCTAAAAACTACCGGAAAATCAGTGAGATAGAATATAGTGGAAAGAGACTTGCGATGGTTAAGGTTGGTGCGATGTTTGTAAATAGTATTGAGCTCACACACCAGAAGGAACAAGTAACGAAGGGTGAAGAAGTCGCGTACTTTACCTTTGGGTCAACAGTCATATTATTATTTGAAAAAGATTCCTTTGAGCTATCAAATCAGATTAACACCCCTCACCATATAAAAGTCGGCCAAACACTAGGTTATTATAAGTAA
- the yqeK gene encoding bis(5'-nucleosyl)-tetraphosphatase (symmetrical) YqeK, whose translation MKQNEALDIVKQQLTEHRYQHTIGVMNTAVHLAGKYKCDEKKAELAAIFHDYAKFRPKDEMKQIIIEQKMSEELLIFNSELWHAPVGAYLVETEVGIKDVEILDAIRYHTSGRVNMNKLERIIYLADYIEPGRHFPGVDEVRELANHDLNGALIQSIRNTMMFLLKKNQPIFPQTFFTYNSLVSETKEEFSE comes from the coding sequence ATGAAGCAGAATGAAGCCTTAGATATTGTTAAACAACAGCTCACAGAGCATCGATATCAACATACGATTGGTGTGATGAATACAGCAGTCCATCTAGCGGGAAAATACAAATGTGATGAGAAAAAAGCAGAACTTGCTGCAATTTTTCACGATTATGCGAAGTTTAGACCAAAAGATGAGATGAAGCAAATTATTATTGAGCAAAAAATGTCAGAAGAGCTTCTAATCTTTAATTCAGAATTGTGGCATGCCCCTGTAGGTGCTTATTTAGTCGAAACAGAAGTGGGAATAAAGGATGTTGAAATTTTAGATGCGATTAGATATCACACTTCAGGTCGGGTGAATATGAATAAATTAGAACGAATTATTTATCTAGCTGATTATATTGAACCAGGGCGTCATTTTCCTGGAGTGGACGAGGTACGAGAACTGGCAAACCATGATTTAAATGGAGCTCTTATTCAATCGATTCGTAATACAATGATGTTTTTACTTAAAAAAAATCAACCAATCTTTCCACAAACATTTTTTACCTATAATTCATTAGTAAGTGAAACCAAGGAGGAATTTAGTGAATGA
- the mgtE gene encoding magnesium transporter: MVQPITEDQIPLQIIKLLKDSKKKEFQELLTELQPYDIARIYEGLPEKHHTRFLLFLSSEQIAELIQELENEQQLKVLTKLGIEKSGQVMDLMDNDDLASLLQDLSPDKIEELLSGMKKEESNIVLNLMNYEPETAGRLMTNRFVWIPQHYTVRETVNKLKEFAEFSETINYLYVIDNGKKLVGVVSYRDIILAEENEKIKDIMYNRVVSVTVDTDQEEVARFIERYDFLAIPVVEDNVLVGIVTVDDIIDVVIREANEDIEKLSASGKAIDFDTKAVVAAYRRLPWLILLLFIGVISGTIISSFEDTLAQVVALAFFMPMIAGMTGNTGTQSLAVVVRGLISRDINKPVVLKLIFREFKVSLLIGLTCAILIFIIAVVWRQDAILGIVVGSSLFITLIIGTMAGTVIPLLLYKLNIDPAVASGPLITTLNDILSLLIYFGIATMFISKLM, from the coding sequence TTGGTCCAACCAATAACTGAGGATCAAATACCTCTCCAAATTATCAAACTTTTAAAGGACTCTAAGAAAAAAGAATTTCAAGAGCTTTTAACTGAATTACAGCCTTATGATATTGCTCGTATTTACGAAGGATTACCCGAAAAACATCATACTCGTTTTTTATTATTTCTTTCATCAGAGCAAATTGCTGAATTAATTCAGGAGCTAGAGAATGAGCAACAGTTAAAGGTTCTAACAAAGCTTGGCATTGAAAAATCGGGACAAGTTATGGATTTAATGGATAATGATGATCTTGCATCACTACTTCAAGACTTGTCACCTGATAAAATTGAAGAGCTTTTATCTGGGATGAAAAAAGAAGAATCTAATATTGTCCTTAATTTAATGAATTATGAGCCTGAGACCGCTGGACGTTTAATGACAAATCGATTTGTTTGGATCCCTCAGCATTACACAGTACGTGAAACAGTGAATAAACTAAAAGAATTCGCGGAATTCTCCGAAACCATTAACTACTTATATGTTATTGATAATGGAAAGAAACTAGTAGGTGTTGTTTCATACAGAGACATCATTTTAGCAGAAGAAAATGAAAAAATTAAGGATATCATGTACAACCGCGTTGTTTCTGTTACGGTTGATACTGACCAAGAAGAAGTTGCTCGATTTATTGAAAGATATGACTTTCTTGCAATACCTGTCGTTGAAGATAATGTTCTTGTTGGTATTGTGACAGTCGACGATATCATTGATGTTGTGATAAGAGAAGCTAATGAAGATATTGAAAAGCTATCCGCATCAGGTAAAGCCATTGATTTCGACACAAAAGCTGTGGTTGCTGCTTACCGAAGACTACCTTGGTTGATCTTATTATTATTCATAGGTGTTATCTCTGGAACAATTATTAGTTCGTTTGAGGATACCTTGGCACAAGTTGTCGCTTTAGCTTTTTTTATGCCAATGATAGCGGGTATGACAGGTAATACCGGGACGCAATCTCTAGCAGTTGTTGTACGTGGATTAATTAGCAGGGACATTAACAAACCAGTTGTCTTAAAGCTCATTTTTAGAGAATTTAAAGTAAGCTTATTAATCGGTTTAACTTGTGCCATTCTTATTTTCATCATTGCAGTTGTCTGGCGACAAGATGCAATACTCGGCATTGTAGTCGGAAGCTCTCTGTTTATTACTTTAATCATAGGGACAATGGCAGGAACAGTCATTCCATTGCTACTCTATAAATTAAATATAGATCCAGCAGTTGCTTCAGGGCCACTCATTACCACTTTAAATGACATCTTATCATTACTTATCTACTTCGGAATAGCCACCATGTTTATTTCAAAGCTTATGTAA
- a CDS encoding fluoride efflux transporter FluC, whose translation MAFYKIILVGIGGAIGSILRFLIQTNLTQAYTFPFATIIVNITGSLVLGLLTGFLVHNREKEWLKLSLGVGFCGGFTTMSTLAADIFYLTSNSIWPMVAYLFFTLLGGIGLGLAGYVFGNKLGEQFIFKKEVN comes from the coding sequence ATGGCATTTTATAAAATTATACTAGTTGGAATCGGTGGTGCAATTGGTAGTATACTTCGTTTTTTAATCCAAACAAATCTAACCCAAGCATACACATTTCCATTTGCTACAATCATTGTCAACATAACAGGGAGCTTAGTTCTCGGACTGTTGACAGGTTTTTTGGTTCACAATCGAGAAAAAGAATGGCTTAAACTTAGCCTTGGGGTCGGTTTTTGCGGTGGTTTTACAACAATGTCCACCTTAGCAGCAGATATTTTTTATCTTACATCTAATTCTATATGGCCAATGGTGGCTTATTTATTCTTTACATTACTAGGTGGAATTGGTCTAGGACTAGCTGGATACGTCTTTGGGAACAAGCTTGGAGAACAATTTATTTTTAAGAAAGAAGTGAATTAA
- the yqeH gene encoding ribosome biogenesis GTPase YqeH — protein sequence MEERIACIGCGVTIQTENKDSLGYAPPSSLEKETVICQRCFKLKHYNEVQDVSLTDDDFLKILNGIGDTEGLIVKIVDIFDFNGSWLPGLHRFVGNKKILLVGNKVDLLPKSVKPKKLINWMKQSSKELGLHPVDIFLISANKGYGVAEVAEAIEQHRDGKDVYVVGSTNVGKSTFINRLIKDFGGEEDIITTSHFPGTTLDMIDIPLGEDSSLFDTPGIINHHQMAHYVDKKDLKIITPKKEIKPKVFQLNERQTLFFGGLGRFDFVSGGRQSFVCYLSNELMIHRTKLDNADELYENQKGELLQPPRPNDASEFPALVPHEFMVKEGKTDIVFSGLGWVTVNEPNVKVVAHVPKGVGVLLRSSLI from the coding sequence GTGGAAGAACGTATTGCTTGTATTGGTTGTGGTGTAACCATCCAAACCGAGAATAAGGATTCTTTAGGATATGCACCACCATCTTCTTTAGAAAAAGAAACGGTGATTTGCCAACGTTGTTTTAAACTTAAACATTATAATGAAGTGCAAGACGTGTCGTTGACAGATGATGATTTTTTAAAGATATTAAATGGAATTGGAGATACTGAAGGACTAATTGTGAAAATTGTCGATATCTTTGATTTTAACGGTAGCTGGTTACCTGGACTTCATCGTTTTGTCGGGAACAAAAAGATTTTACTAGTAGGAAACAAAGTCGACTTATTACCGAAATCAGTTAAACCTAAGAAGCTCATAAACTGGATGAAGCAATCCTCTAAGGAGTTGGGACTTCACCCCGTTGACATATTTCTTATAAGCGCTAATAAGGGGTATGGTGTAGCCGAGGTAGCTGAAGCGATTGAGCAACATCGTGATGGTAAGGATGTGTATGTTGTAGGTAGTACGAATGTCGGGAAATCGACGTTTATTAATCGGTTGATTAAAGATTTCGGTGGAGAAGAAGATATTATTACAACATCTCACTTCCCAGGTACAACATTGGATATGATTGATATCCCTCTTGGAGAGGATTCGTCATTATTTGATACTCCAGGTATTATCAATCACCACCAAATGGCACATTATGTGGATAAAAAAGACTTGAAAATCATCACTCCTAAAAAAGAAATCAAACCAAAAGTGTTCCAACTTAACGAGCGTCAAACGTTATTCTTTGGTGGCTTAGGACGATTTGATTTTGTAAGTGGTGGAAGACAGTCTTTTGTTTGTTATCTCTCAAATGAACTAATGATTCATCGAACAAAGCTAGATAATGCCGATGAATTATATGAAAATCAAAAAGGTGAACTTTTACAACCCCCTCGTCCAAATGACGCAAGTGAATTTCCAGCTCTTGTGCCACATGAATTTATGGTAAAAGAAGGAAAAACTGACATCGTTTTTTCGGGTCTAGGATGGGTAACTGTAAATGAGCCGAATGTGAAAGTAGTTGCACATGTCCCAAAAGGCGTGGGCGTACTTTTGAGATCATCATTAATTTAA
- a CDS encoding nicotinate-nucleotide adenylyltransferase: MKHVGIIGGTFDPPHNGHLLIANEVLHALKLDEIWFMPNHIPPHKTYSNLTDSKQRASMVSLAIEDHPNFSVQSIELERKGPSYTYETILQLKQKYDHTNFYFIIGGDMVEFLPKWHKIEELVNLISFVGVKRPGFTINSPYKVIEVEIPQFDVSSSMIRERLAKKESTKYLLPDKVRNFIEENHLYEAE, encoded by the coding sequence TTGAAACATGTAGGAATTATTGGTGGAACATTTGACCCGCCACATAATGGACATTTATTAATTGCTAATGAAGTGCTTCATGCGCTTAAATTAGATGAGATTTGGTTTATGCCAAATCATATCCCCCCTCACAAAACATATAGTAACTTAACAGATAGTAAGCAACGGGCAAGCATGGTATCACTTGCGATTGAGGATCATCCTAATTTTTCTGTCCAAAGCATTGAATTAGAAAGAAAAGGACCATCTTATACATATGAAACCATACTTCAACTAAAACAGAAGTATGATCATACAAACTTCTATTTCATTATTGGTGGAGATATGGTTGAATTTCTGCCAAAGTGGCACAAAATTGAAGAACTTGTTAATCTTATTTCTTTTGTCGGTGTTAAGAGACCTGGTTTTACGATTAATAGTCCATATAAGGTAATTGAGGTAGAAATCCCCCAATTTGATGTATCTTCATCTATGATTAGAGAGAGACTGGCTAAAAAAGAGAGCACCAAGTATTTGCTTCCAGACAAAGTGAGAAATTTTATAGAGGAGAACCACTTATATGAAGCAGAATGA
- the aroE gene encoding shikimate dehydrogenase, translating into MEKVYGVIGCPIAHSMSPEMHNDLFDFYQLQSRYHAFHIEPEKLSDAIKGFKAIGVSGFNVTVPHKIAILDLLDEVEAVALNIGAVNTVVNEEGRLVGYNTDGQGYIHSIKQKMNQSLEQSRVLLIGAGGAARAIYITLASIGVLNVDIVNRTKEKAVELIGSCQYKNSSTALTIKEVEQALGQYDLIINTTSIGMHPHVEESPISLENLSENTVVSDIIYNPLKTKLLKDAEQKGATIDNGIGMFVNQGALAFEKWTGIFPDTTRMETVVKKKLGG; encoded by the coding sequence ATGGAAAAAGTTTACGGTGTAATTGGTTGCCCAATCGCTCATTCGATGTCTCCAGAGATGCATAATGATTTATTTGACTTCTACCAACTACAATCACGGTATCATGCATTTCATATCGAACCAGAGAAGTTATCGGATGCAATCAAAGGTTTTAAGGCAATAGGAGTATCAGGCTTTAATGTAACAGTTCCACATAAGATTGCGATCCTAGATTTGTTAGATGAAGTAGAAGCGGTGGCCCTTAATATAGGGGCAGTAAATACAGTGGTGAATGAAGAGGGAAGACTTGTTGGTTATAATACCGATGGACAAGGCTATATTCATTCTATTAAACAGAAAATGAATCAATCCTTAGAGCAATCTCGGGTCCTGTTAATAGGTGCTGGTGGAGCGGCAAGAGCCATTTATATTACGCTTGCTTCTATAGGTGTCCTGAACGTTGATATCGTCAACCGTACAAAGGAAAAGGCCGTTGAGTTGATAGGTTCCTGTCAATATAAGAATTCATCAACAGCACTCACTATAAAAGAGGTAGAGCAGGCATTAGGACAATATGACTTAATCATTAATACAACATCAATTGGTATGCATCCTCATGTTGAGGAATCTCCAATTTCTCTTGAAAATTTATCAGAGAACACAGTGGTGAGCGATATCATCTACAATCCATTGAAAACGAAGCTTTTAAAAGATGCAGAGCAAAAAGGAGCAACCATTGACAATGGTATAGGTATGTTTGTTAACCAAGGAGCACTAGCATTTGAAAAATGGACAGGGATTTTTCCGGATACAACAAGGATGGAAACGGTAGTTAAAAAGAAGCTAGGAGGATAA
- a CDS encoding YqeG family HAD IIIA-type phosphatase: MLKTFLPNEHVKNVFDISPEHLVEKGIKGIITDLDNTLVEWDRPHATDKLIEWFKEMKKHGIMITIVSNNNEVRVKAFSDPLDTPFIYEARKPLVRAFRRALRDMKLNKNEVVVIGDQLLTDVLGGNRSGLHTILVVPVAQTDGFFTRINRRIERQLLTWMKKKGMIYWEE; the protein is encoded by the coding sequence GTGTTAAAAACCTTCTTACCAAATGAACATGTAAAAAATGTATTTGATATATCCCCTGAACATTTAGTGGAAAAAGGAATCAAAGGGATAATTACGGATCTCGACAATACTTTGGTTGAATGGGATCGACCACATGCCACAGACAAGTTAATTGAGTGGTTTAAAGAGATGAAGAAACATGGGATTATGATTACAATTGTTTCAAATAATAATGAAGTGAGAGTTAAGGCGTTTTCAGATCCGCTGGATACCCCATTTATATATGAAGCAAGAAAACCATTAGTTAGGGCTTTCCGCCGTGCTCTTCGTGATATGAAACTAAACAAAAATGAAGTAGTGGTCATTGGTGATCAGCTTTTAACGGATGTTCTTGGAGGAAACCGAAGTGGTCTTCATACAATATTAGTTGTCCCTGTTGCGCAAACAGACGGATTCTTTACCCGTATAAATCGGAGAATTGAGCGTCAACTACTAACTTGGATGAAGAAAAAAGGCATGATTTACTGGGAGGAATAA
- the yhbY gene encoding ribosome assembly RNA-binding protein YhbY — translation MLTGKQKRFLRSKAHHLDPIFQVGKGGVNENMVKQINDALEARELIKVSVLQNCEDDRDTVAEQLSTGAKAELVQVIGNTIVLYKESVENKQLELPKSN, via the coding sequence ATGTTAACAGGTAAGCAAAAACGATTTTTAAGAAGTAAGGCACATCATTTGGACCCAATCTTTCAAGTTGGTAAAGGTGGGGTAAATGAAAATATGGTTAAGCAAATCAATGATGCGTTAGAAGCGCGTGAGTTAATTAAAGTGAGTGTGCTTCAAAATTGCGAAGATGATCGAGATACAGTCGCCGAACAACTTTCTACGGGTGCAAAAGCTGAATTAGTTCAGGTTATTGGAAATACCATAGTGCTTTACAAGGAATCAGTGGAGAATAAGCAACTAGAGCTTCCAAAAAGTAACTAG
- the sigK gene encoding RNA polymerase sporulation sigma factor SigK has protein sequence MTGILAALGYFVKELIFLVSYVKNNAFPQPLSSSEEKKYLERMANGDEEARNLLIEHNLRLVAHIVKKFDNTGEDSEDLISIGTIGLIKAIESYSQGKGTKLATYAARCIENEILMHLRALKKTKKDVSLHDPIGQDKEGNEISLIDVLKSESEDVIETIQLNMELEKIKEYIDILDGREREVIVGRFGLDLKKEKTQREIAKELGISRSYVSRIEKRALMKMFHEFYRAEKEKRKRK, from the coding sequence ATGACAGGAATCTTAGCAGCATTAGGATACTTTGTAAAAGAATTAATCTTTTTAGTTTCGTACGTCAAAAATAATGCCTTTCCACAACCTTTGTCGTCTTCTGAAGAAAAAAAGTACTTAGAACGAATGGCTAATGGAGATGAGGAAGCTAGAAACCTCTTAATAGAACATAACCTCCGTTTAGTCGCCCATATTGTTAAGAAATTTGATAATACTGGCGAAGACTCAGAAGACCTAATCTCAATAGGCACTATAGGTTTGATTAAGGCAATTGAAAGTTACTCGCAAGGAAAAGGCACAAAGTTAGCTACTTACGCTGCAAGGTGTATAGAAAACGAGATCCTAATGCATTTACGTGCATTAAAAAAGACAAAAAAGGATGTATCCCTTCATGATCCGATTGGTCAAGATAAAGAGGGAAATGAAATTAGCTTAATTGATGTCTTAAAGTCTGAATCTGAAGATGTAATTGAAACGATTCAATTAAACATGGAGTTAGAAAAAATCAAAGAATACATTGATATCTTAGATGGCCGGGAAAGAGAAGTCATCGTAGGCAGATTTGGATTAGACCTAAAAAAGGAAAAGACCCAACGAGAAATTGCCAAAGAACTCGGGATATCTAGAAGTTATGTCTCTAGAATCGAAAAAAGAGCGTTAATGAAAATGTTTCACGAATTTTATCGGGCAGAAAAAGAAAAACGCAAAAGAAAATAA
- the crcB gene encoding fluoride efflux transporter CrcB yields MIYVGLGGALGAIFRYYLGILLMKRISNPPFPLAMLIVNIIGSFGLGITLSLITPTISPSIQQFVSIGFFGAFTTFSTFSMEAIDLLLKKHYRSLAIYVSLSFIGSTILFILGFYLLK; encoded by the coding sequence ATGATTTACGTAGGGTTAGGAGGAGCTCTTGGTGCGATTTTTCGCTACTACCTTGGAATACTACTCATGAAGCGAATATCAAATCCACCTTTTCCACTAGCCATGCTAATTGTAAACATTATTGGTTCGTTTGGATTAGGGATTACTTTATCGTTAATAACTCCCACCATTTCACCGAGTATCCAACAGTTTGTTTCAATCGGTTTTTTTGGCGCATTCACCACCTTTTCCACCTTCAGCATGGAAGCAATTGACTTACTTTTAAAAAAGCATTATCGTAGCCTTGCTATATATGTATCTTTATCTTTCATTGGTAGTACAATATTATTTATACTCGGCTTTTACCTGCTTAAATAA
- the sda gene encoding sporulation histidine kinase inhibitor Sda encodes MRKLSDDLLIESYFKATELKLSPEFIFLIEKEIRRRSLSHKIKVSS; translated from the coding sequence ATGAGAAAGTTGTCTGATGACTTACTAATTGAATCGTATTTTAAAGCTACAGAATTAAAGCTCAGTCCGGAATTTATTTTCTTGATTGAAAAAGAAATTAGACGCAGATCGTTATCACATAAAATAAAAGTATCATCCTAA